A single region of the Pseudomonas solani genome encodes:
- a CDS encoding outer membrane protein OmpK, whose product MNRTLSALALAGGLLACGQALADGPLLWQNNSVTYLYGKDFKVNPEIQQTFTFEHASGWTWGDLFIFADQINYNGKADANAGNNTYYGEISPRLSFGKLFDQKIAFGPVTDVLLAATYERGENRNQNYLVGPGFDLAIPGFDYFQLNFYYRKPDGITNNPSGQWQVTPVWSYTLPVGDSDILIDGFMDWVWNNKDATSSRPNDLHANLHFNPQIKYDLGKALDLGAKQLYVGVEYDYWSNKYGIDDDSFLGDDILGGTDQNTASLLVKVHF is encoded by the coding sequence ATGAACCGTACCCTCTCCGCTCTCGCGCTCGCCGGTGGCCTGCTGGCCTGCGGCCAAGCCCTGGCCGACGGCCCCCTGCTGTGGCAGAACAACAGCGTCACCTACCTCTATGGCAAGGATTTCAAGGTCAACCCGGAAATCCAGCAGACCTTCACCTTCGAGCACGCCAGTGGCTGGACCTGGGGCGACCTGTTCATCTTCGCCGACCAGATCAACTACAACGGCAAGGCCGACGCCAACGCGGGCAACAACACCTACTACGGTGAAATCTCTCCGCGCCTGTCCTTCGGCAAGCTGTTCGACCAGAAGATCGCCTTCGGCCCGGTGACCGACGTGCTGCTGGCAGCCACCTACGAGCGCGGCGAGAACCGCAACCAGAACTACCTGGTCGGCCCGGGCTTCGACCTGGCCATCCCCGGCTTCGACTACTTCCAGCTGAACTTCTACTACCGCAAGCCCGACGGCATCACCAACAACCCGTCCGGCCAGTGGCAGGTCACCCCGGTGTGGTCGTACACCCTGCCGGTGGGCGACTCCGACATCCTCATCGACGGCTTCATGGACTGGGTGTGGAACAACAAGGACGCCACCAGCAGCCGCCCGAACGACCTGCACGCCAACCTGCACTTCAACCCGCAGATCAAGTACGACCTGGGCAAGGCCCTGGACCTGGGCGCCAAGCAGCTCTACGTGGGCGTCGAGTACGACTACTGGAGCAACAAGTACGGCATCGACGACGACAGCTTCCTCGGCGACGACATCCTCGGCGGCACCGACCAGAACACCGCCAGCCTGCTGGTCAAAGTGCACTTCTGA
- a CDS encoding AdeC/AdeK/OprM family multidrug efflux complex outer membrane factor, producing MRQSLLSLAVASVLLGGCSLIPDYQRPEAPVDGAWPLGEAYTANASGAQTTTAAVDLGWREFFKDPALQRLVETALANNRDLRVAALNIDAYRAQYRIQRSELFPSISADGSGTRQRLPADLSSSGRATTSGQYSATVGVSAWEIDFFGRLRSLNEQTLEQYFASEEARRSTQISLVASVANAYLTLQADQSLLKLTRDTLKTYQESFALTQRSFDVGVADALALSQARTAVESAQVTLAQYSRLVAQDRNALALLLGRGVPGDLPQGEVLGDDQFAEVPAGLPSELLQRRPDVLQAEHQLKAANASIGAARAAFFPSISLTANAGTKSAELSGLFDGGSGSWLFQPQINLPIFTAGRLKANLDYAEVQKDIQVAQYEKAIQTAFQEVADGLAARTTFEEQLTAQRNLVRTSEDYYRLAERRYRTGVDSYLTLLDAQRQLFSARQQLISDRLNQLTSEVNLYKALGGGWNERTGTARAAPANPQS from the coding sequence ATGAGGCAGTCCCTGCTGTCCCTCGCGGTCGCCAGCGTCCTGCTCGGCGGCTGCTCGCTGATCCCCGACTACCAGCGCCCCGAGGCGCCGGTGGACGGCGCCTGGCCCCTGGGCGAGGCCTACACCGCCAACGCCAGCGGCGCGCAGACCACCACCGCTGCGGTGGACCTGGGCTGGCGCGAGTTCTTCAAGGACCCGGCGCTGCAACGCCTGGTGGAAACCGCCCTGGCCAACAACCGCGACCTGCGCGTCGCCGCGTTGAACATCGACGCCTACCGCGCGCAGTACCGTATCCAGCGCTCCGAGCTGTTCCCCAGCATCTCGGCCGACGGCAGCGGCACCCGCCAGCGCCTGCCGGCGGACCTGTCCAGCAGCGGCCGCGCCACTACCAGCGGCCAGTACTCGGCCACGGTGGGCGTCAGCGCCTGGGAAATCGACTTCTTCGGCCGCCTGCGCAGCCTCAACGAGCAGACCCTGGAGCAGTACTTCGCCAGCGAGGAAGCCCGTCGCAGCACGCAGATCAGCCTGGTGGCCAGCGTCGCCAACGCCTACCTGACCCTGCAGGCCGACCAGTCGCTGCTCAAGCTGACCCGCGACACCCTGAAGACCTACCAGGAAAGCTTCGCCCTCACCCAGCGCAGCTTCGACGTCGGCGTCGCCGATGCCCTGGCCCTGAGCCAGGCGCGCACCGCCGTGGAAAGCGCCCAGGTCACCCTGGCGCAGTACAGCCGCCTGGTGGCCCAGGACCGCAACGCCCTGGCGCTGCTGCTGGGCAGGGGCGTACCCGGTGACCTGCCGCAAGGCGAGGTGCTGGGCGACGACCAGTTCGCCGAAGTGCCCGCCGGCCTGCCCTCCGAGCTGCTGCAACGCCGCCCGGACGTGCTCCAGGCCGAGCACCAGCTCAAGGCCGCCAACGCCAGCATCGGTGCCGCGCGCGCTGCGTTCTTCCCCAGCATCAGCCTCACCGCCAATGCCGGGACCAAGAGCGCCGAGCTCTCCGGCCTGTTCGACGGTGGCTCCGGCAGTTGGCTGTTCCAGCCGCAGATCAACCTGCCGATCTTCACCGCCGGCCGCCTCAAGGCGAACCTCGACTACGCCGAGGTGCAGAAGGATATCCAGGTGGCGCAGTACGAGAAAGCCATCCAGACCGCCTTCCAGGAAGTCGCCGACGGCCTCGCCGCCCGTACCACCTTCGAGGAGCAGCTCACTGCCCAGCGCAACCTGGTGCGCACCTCCGAGGATTACTATCGCCTGGCCGAGCGCCGCTACCGCACCGGCGTGGACAGCTACCTGACCCTGCTCGACGCCCAGCGCCAGCTGTTCAGCGCGCGCCAGCAACTGATCAGTGACCGTCTCAACCAGCTCACCAGCGAGGTCAACCTGTACAAGGCCCTCGGCGGTGGCTGGAACGAGCGCACCGGCACCGCCCGGGCGGCACCGGCCAACCCGCAATCCTGA
- a CDS encoding TetR/AcrR family transcriptional regulator, protein MSSNRKIGIRIKNTEKILLAAEKVFAERGFAATSMQDIAQEVGLPKSNLHYYFATKEDLYRAVLQSLLEEWEQDGTCFEMFDDPSVALTSYIRAKMNRSRTRPHGSKVWAAEVIHGAPQLKEALDGPLYDWAKLKEEKIRQWVESKRILPVEPSSLLYMIWASTQHYADFDHQVMVLNNHQPLNDQQFERAVQTVTAVILRGIGLAT, encoded by the coding sequence ATGAGCAGTAACCGCAAGATCGGCATCCGCATCAAGAACACCGAGAAGATCCTCCTGGCCGCCGAAAAGGTCTTCGCCGAGCGAGGCTTCGCCGCCACCTCCATGCAAGACATCGCCCAGGAAGTCGGCCTGCCCAAGTCCAACCTGCATTACTACTTCGCGACCAAGGAAGACCTCTACCGCGCCGTGCTGCAAAGCCTGCTGGAAGAGTGGGAGCAGGACGGCACCTGCTTCGAGATGTTCGACGACCCCAGCGTCGCGCTGACCAGCTACATCCGCGCCAAGATGAACCGCTCGCGCACCCGCCCCCATGGCTCCAAGGTCTGGGCCGCCGAAGTCATCCACGGCGCCCCGCAGCTCAAGGAAGCCCTCGACGGCCCCCTCTACGACTGGGCCAAGCTCAAGGAAGAAAAGATCCGCCAGTGGGTCGAGAGCAAGCGCATCCTCCCGGTCGAACCCTCCAGCCTGCTCTACATGATCTGGGCCTCGACCCAGCACTACGCCGACTTCGACCACCAGGTGATGGTGCTCAACAATCACCAGCCGCTGAACGACCAGCAGTTCGAACGCGCCGTGCAGACCGTCACCGCCGTCATTCTCCGCGGCATCGGTCTGGCGACTTAG